In Strigops habroptila isolate Jane chromosome 2, bStrHab1.2.pri, whole genome shotgun sequence, one genomic interval encodes:
- the SLC35A5 gene encoding probable UDP-sugar transporter protein SLC35A5 has product MKAKCCNRVVFCSKTTIYTFLLGGVFIALGSSRILLMKYSANEDNKYDYLPTTVNICSEVVKLVLCVVLALWVKKKEGCLDHPFECLSWKNFCNSMKWSIPAFLYFLDNLIVFYVLSYLQPAMAVLFSNFVIITTALLFRIVLKRKLSWVQWASLVILFLSIVALTLGTGGHQQSLAAHGFHHSMFFSPSNHCLLYAGPEEACLEKGNCVTPSFLPSFHWNFTSTMAGALKPLRLSLGHLLILVQCFISALANIYNEKILKDGDQLAESIFTQNSKLYAFGVLFNGLMLGLQNKDRKQIGNCGFFYGHNIFSVALIFVTAFLGLSVAFILKFRDNMFHVMTAQITTVIITTVSFIIFDFRPSLEFFLEAPVVLLSIFIYNASKPRGLEYATLRERGKLIKGDTWERSSGDGEEFERLNKPSSDIDTDEDSL; this is encoded by the exons ATAACAAATATGATTATCTTCCTACAACAGTGAACATATGTTCTGAAGTAGTAAAATTGGTCCTGTGTGTGGTATTGGCGCTATGGGTTAAGAAAAAAG agggTTGTTTGGATCATCCCTTTGAATGTCTTTCCTGGAAGAATTTTTGTAATTCCATGAAATGGTCAATTCCTGCCTTTCTCTACTTTTTGGATAACTTGATTGTCTTCTATGTACTGTCCTACCTCCAGCCA GCAATGGCTGTACTCTTTTCAAATTTTGTCATTATAACAACAGCTCTTCTCTTCAGAATAGTGCTAAA GCGAAAACTCTCTTGGGTACAATGGGCATCTTTGGTGATTTTATTCCTGTCCATCGTTGCCCTGACTCTAGGAACTGGAGGCCATCAGCAAAGCTTGGCCGCACATGGGTTCCATCACAGTATGTTTTTTAGTCCATCTAACCACTGCCTTCTCTATGCCGGACCTGAGGAAGCATGCCTGGAAAAGGGCAACTGCGTAACACCAAGTTTCCTTCCCAGCTTCCATTGGAATTTCACCAGTACCATGGCAGGAGCATTGAAACCTCTTCGCCTCAGCTTGGGCCATCTGCTTATTCTGGTACAGTGTTTCATTTCTGCCCTGGCTAACATCTACAATGAAAAGATCTTGAAAGATGGGGATCAGCTTGCTGAAAGCATCTTCACGCAGAACAGCAAACTCTATGCCTTTGGGGTGCTGTTCAATGGGCTTATGCTGGGGCTGCAGAATAAGGACAGGAAGCAGATAGGGAACTGTGGCTTCTTTTATGGGCACAACATCTTCTCGGTGGCTCTCATATTTGTCACAGCTTTCCTGGGACTGTCTGTAGCCTTCATCTTGAAGTTCCGAGACAACATGTTCCATGTTATGACTGCTCAGATCACCACTGTCATCATCACCACCGTCTCTTTCATCATCTTTGACTTCAGGCCTTCTCTAGAGTTCTTTTTGGAAGCTCCTGTAGTACTTCTCTCCATATTCATCTATAATGCCAGTAAACCAAGAGGCCTGGAATATGCTACTCTGCGGGAAAGGGGCAAACTCATCAAAGGAGACACATGGGAGAGGTCAAGTGGG GATGGAGAAGAATTTGAGAGATTGAACAAGCCAAGCAGTGACATCGATACAGATGAAGATTCTCTCTAG